The genomic region AACTAGTTAACGGGCCATGAGTTAGATTTTAATGGGTTCAAAAAATAGTTATAACGTGCCGCTGTAGCTCAGCCTGGCCAGAGCGCCGGCCTTGTAAGGTTTCCCAAGCCAGCCGGCGGTCGCGGGTTCAAATCCCGCCAGCGGCTTCTAGATACTTCCTGAGTGCGTCCCTGATAATCTCGCTCCTTGGAGTTCTCTTGTTCATAGCGTAGAGATCCAGCTTCAGCAGGAGATCCTCTTCCGCTTTAAACGTGATTACTCTCATTTTCTCGGTATTACTACCTTGAAAAGCTACAATATATTTAGGATTTTCCCACGGGAAAGAAACAGGGAGATAACTGAAAGTGTTAATATCCCATCTTGCTAATCACGTCCTCAACAAGCTTCCTGATTATGTCGTTATCATTATCGTCGGTTAGGAAGCCCCTGATTATGAGTCCCTCGGCACACTTCTTGTCTAGCCCCCTGTTCTCCAAATAGAAAATGAGATCCTCATTCACCTTTGAGGCTGAGGCCGAGTGCTTCGCTGTGATAATTTTCCCAGTCTTTACCTCGAGCATAGGCGCAACCACGGCCTTAGCATCGTCGCCTATGATGAGCGCCCTTCCCAGTATTGTTGTGGAGGAGTCAATGGCGTTCTCTCCTATGACCGCGTCTCCCCTAATCACCGTGTAGGAGCTACCGGAGGCAACTGCTTTCAGTACCCCGTTACTAACGCTCTTTCTTCCCACGTGATTCACGTTGGCGAGAACATTGACCCTATTATTTCCTATTCCGAGGCTCTTAGCGTTAAAGTTGGCAACTGCCTCATCTGACAGTTCCACGTGATACTCCGTGTGCCCTAGGGATTGGCCCACGGAGAAAATCGAGGAATTGATCTCTCCCTTGATCGATCCCTTGGTGTAGGTATAGGCATAGGAATCTCGGCTTGAGTTGACTATGGAGAAAGACATGGAGGAGCCCTTTGGAACGTCCAGGGAGATCACAGCGGAAGGCATGGCTCCCTCCGAACCGTCGGAATAGTAGATCAAGTCCACGTTGTCCCCATCTGGAACACTGACCTCTACTAGAACTGGACAAAAGACTTTTCCCTGACATCTGTTATAAACGAGGTATTTCCCTCCCTTGTTAATCAATATCTTCCTGGAACCCGCCAGGGTTAAAGCCACGAGCTTGTGGTCCTCTGGCTTAACCAGGCCTGAGCTTACGGAGTCAAGTGGTGAGAAATTCAGGGGTATGTTATTCCCAATAACAAATGAATTATAGCCCTCAAGCGGGACAGAGAGGTCCTTGATGGGAGTGCCCTCTATACCTAAATTGAGGGCATCAAAAACAGACCACTCAGTGTAGTGCTTTATGGTGGGGGAGTCGCTGATTACCTGATAGGGTAAGGTTAGATATTTCTGAAAAATCTCTTCTCGTTCTGCTTTGGAGCCCAAGGACGAAATATACTTGAGGAAGCTATCTTGATCCACGACAGGCATTCATGCCACTGCTCCCAGCTTATCCAGCTCCAGCTTAATAACCTTGTTAAGCATCGTGGCATACTCGAAGGGTAGCTCCTTCATGATTTCGTCAATGAAGCCTAGTACTAGCATTGATGTGGCCTCCTTCTCTCCTATTCCCCTGTTCATCAAGTAGAATAGCTGATCTTCACTCATTCTGAAGGTATGAGCCTCGTGGGCCACGTCAGCGTCATCCTCAAGGACCTGGTTATGCGGGAAGGTGTAGGCCTTGGTCCTCTCGTCTAGCATGAGTGAGTCACACTTTACAAATGCCTTAGCTCCCTTGGCTCCCTTGTTGACCTTAATTAGTCCACGGTATATGTTAACGCCTCCGCCGAAACCTATGTTCTTGTTGACGATCTTGCTCTTTGTGTTGGGCGCCGCGTGTATCATCTTGGAACCGCTATCCTTCCACTCACCTTCACCCGAGGCCAGAGTGACCACAAGGCTGGTGGAACTTGCGTTTTGGCCTCTCAGGATCGTGGTTGGATATACGAAACTGTACTTGGAACCTAGAGATCCCTCAACCCACTCAATGTTGGCACTCTCGTCTGCCCATGCTCTCTTGTTATTGAAGTTAATCACGTTCTTGCTCCAGTTCTGGATCGTGGTGAACTTTATCTTAGCGTTCCTCTTGGCATAAAGCTCAACCATCCCGTCGTGGAAGGAGAACTTCCTGAGCTGTGGGGCACTACAACCCTC from Metallosphaera sedula DSM 5348 harbors:
- a CDS encoding ribbon-helix-helix protein, CopG family codes for the protein MRVITFKAEEDLLLKLDLYAMNKRTPRSEIIRDALRKYLEAAGGI
- a CDS encoding SufB/SufD family protein; amino-acid sequence: MPVVDQDSFLKYISSLGSKAEREEIFQKYLTLPYQVISDSPTIKHYTEWSVFDALNLGIEGTPIKDLSVPLEGYNSFVIGNNIPLNFSPLDSVSSGLVKPEDHKLVALTLAGSRKILINKGGKYLVYNRCQGKVFCPVLVEVSVPDGDNVDLIYYSDGSEGAMPSAVISLDVPKGSSMSFSIVNSSRDSYAYTYTKGSIKGEINSSIFSVGQSLGHTEYHVELSDEAVANFNAKSLGIGNNRVNVLANVNHVGRKSVSNGVLKAVASGSSYTVIRGDAVIGENAIDSSTTILGRALIIGDDAKAVVAPMLEVKTGKIITAKHSASASKVNEDLIFYLENRGLDKKCAEGLIIRGFLTDDNDNDIIRKLVEDVISKMGY
- the sufB gene encoding Fe-S cluster assembly protein SufB, producing MTEEKLSLDMNEILNASIEAKYEKLDQHEFHRRIVESGLTKSTIEEISKIKKEPEWMLRLRLKSLELFEKIPTPNWLPDVLGSLNVSSLELYVKPDVDQTNNWDQIPKEIRDYYDVLGIPESEKKYLGGLVAVFESEPIYSNVKEELTKKGVIMMPPEDALRKYPDFMKDYFMKIFPASDHKFAALHGALWSGGVFVYVPKGVKITTPVEGFFIIGREMEGQFEHTLIVADEGSYLHFIEGCSAPQLRKFSFHDGMVELYAKRNAKIKFTTIQNWSKNVINFNNKRAWADESANIEWVEGSLGSKYSFVYPTTILRGQNASSTSLVVTLASGEGEWKDSGSKMIHAAPNTKSKIVNKNIGFGGGVNIYRGLIKVNKGAKGAKAFVKCDSLMLDERTKAYTFPHNQVLEDDADVAHEAHTFRMSEDQLFYLMNRGIGEKEATSMLVLGFIDEIMKELPFEYATMLNKVIKLELDKLGAVA